From a region of the Leucoraja erinacea ecotype New England chromosome 6, Leri_hhj_1, whole genome shotgun sequence genome:
- the LOC129698287 gene encoding LOW QUALITY PROTEIN: neurite extension and migration factor-like (The sequence of the model RefSeq protein was modified relative to this genomic sequence to represent the inferred CDS: inserted 1 base in 1 codon), producing MESKDFSCFSRKPCEVQWIAADTSEANKVECCEFEARWRICNNKKLNKDPAMIPEAHISVFQTEDTISDQMLNFSLSGLTCEEKFNVAKVDELDNTTNTHCLFTEKYNGDDALLPIPSQNWSYFESFINENKEEFLDLCPINDFSTNLISEDDSHSFLFDAESTLNSDVCSLKIRYESFQDNIKDKNNAHQDDAQLQFFPSACCNGIKKEGKTPIKNSDCVQDEKREHDIPEHASCELESKKCLMSGVLMDDCKDAESSLDSVCLSSGLLEDQGDWKFLKDNADRYSSQSNYTLRAKRQIRYSDDYLYDVDSLETMKSLGKTDHATDTPKEDDDDWCPRKRKKTGKKEPPVIIKYIIVNRFKGHKNMHVKISRLDCTESQVLLTDEVEKKYKKLSPLKEFWSPVPNCNVHHNQERNDRKLKICSDAGMSYMFFASKNKKQKTLANGTAPFKVGHTLNHRKDNVTETVDSNSKVPKKIQQYDKSVYEFTDEIELKRITIRTVTKAGRLRDIHEKDLFQKSRKQSIPSKKMRADAQYSKDTSSRDYLKNTHGNPRVLSADVHEIQGEWNSAAGSSGDINPTGLYSRDGDGIETSRELLSPVPASSPGHPVTSVYNVRSAPKILGGYFRTLLDGDDSSVDESFKMSSQDSSTGKEFNEDGTENSFSSPQQRQTCNSSTRCNNGESNVLPLEFEPNIQETCNSNTIHGVPLHRIIDKELFSSCAVDTGNEKVNENQLDMNNIANQYGLKIYSFQNELNTNLSQKLSEGTKHLFTSKDTLCILDISNFTPGKVKPTFCSDFSKECTREIPSTVGNSDVNSMEQSSQHQFPMKASLINECSEQFQIHSELYSTNIQTCCLKSEPTSVSSSPYAESSNQLPTSDHVSSNNYKYSKVNKAFNSFRKGHAKSNTKQRDRTXIQKYENCKTENKAIKIENVEKTSISPENHGIVKDEEYSSDTLYANRKKQSNKACKPTKGFTNKDLEMCTKMVKKGLMSSKNMLSMKEENLNGKDKCWIAPAESNEYVPSNITRGIRLVNSDQREFEEPGNILSNIVSGMAAVKQFMMASVEPILNQREVVLPALNQYLEVQNSSKRKPKPIQLMHVGVKDMKNQPLHVSECTLDNLGFDN from the exons ATGGAATCTAAGGACTTTTCATGCTTCAGTAGAAAACCATGTGAAGTCCAATGGATAGCTGCAGATACTTCTGAAGCAAACAAAGTAGAATGTTGTGAATTTGAAGCCCGATGGCGAATCTGCAATAATAAGAAACTGAACAAGGATCCGGCTATGATTCCTGAAGCACATATTTcagtttttcagactgaagacacCATTTCTGATCAAATGTTAAACTTTTCTCTCAGTGGATTGACGTGCGAAGAGAAATTTAATGTTGCGAAAGTTGATGAATTAGATAATACTACCAATACTCACTGTCTCTTCACAGAAAAATATAATGGAGATGATGCATTGCTGCCTATTCCAAGCCAGAACTGGAGTTACTTTGAGTCCTTcataaatgaaaataaagaagAATTTTTAGATCTCTGCCCAATAAATGACTTTTCCACTAATTTAATAAGTGAGGACGACAGTCACAGTTTTTTGTTTGATGCTGAATCAACACTAAATAGTGATGTCTGCTCACTGAAAATAAGATATGAATCTTTTCAGGATAATATAAAAGATAAAAATAATGCTCATCAAGATGATGCACAGCTTCAATTCTTTCCCAGTGCCTGTTGTAATGGAATAAAGAAAGAAGGGAAAACTCCCATTAAAAATTCTgattgtgttcaggatgagaaaaGGGAACATGACATTCCAGAACATGCTTCATGTGAATTAGAAAGTAAAAAGTGTCTTATGTCAGGTGTTTTAATGGATGACTGTAAAGATGCTGAGAGTTCACTGGATTCTGTCTGTTTATCGTCCGGTCTACTTGAAGATCAAGGGGATTGGAAGTTTTTAAAGGATAATGCTGATAGGTATTCAAGTCAAAGCAATTATACTTTGAGGGCTAAACGGCAGATACGTTACAGTGATGATTATTTATATGACGTTGATTCATTAGAGACCATGAAATCATTGGGGAAAACTGATCATGCTACAGACACTCCGAAGGAGGATGATGATGACTGGTGCcccagaaaaagaaagaaaactggaaaaaaGGAGCCACCTGTAATTATTAAATACATAATTGTCAATCGGTTTAAAGGGCACAAAAACATGCATGTAAAAATTAGTAGATTAGATTGTACAGAGAGTCAGGTTTTattgactgatgaggtagaaaaaaaatataaaaaactgTCACCACTTAAAGAATTTTGGTCTCCAGTTCCTAACTGTAATGTGCATCATAATCAAGAAAGAAATGATAGAAAATTAAAAATCTGTTCAGATGCTGGTATGTCTTACATGTTCTTTGcttctaaaaataaaaaacaaaaaacacttgCAAATGGGACAGCGCCATTTAAAGTAGGGCATACTTTGAATCACCGAAAAGACAATGTTACTGAAACAGTTGACTCAAACTCAAAAGTACCCAAGAAGATACAGCAGTACGATAAGTCTGTTTATGAATTTACAGATGAAATAGAATTAAAGCGCATCACCATTCGGACTGTGACTAAGGCTGGTCGGTTAAGGGACATACACGAAAAGGATTTATTTCAAAAGTCAAGGAAACAAAGCATACCTTCAAAGAAAATGAGAGCAGATGCTCAATACAGTAAAGATACCAGTAGTagagattatttaaaaaatacacatGGAAATCCTCGAGTTCTAAGTGCAGATGTGCACGAAATTCAAGGTGAATGGAATTCTGCTGCTGGTTCTTCAGGTGACATCAATCCTACCGGTTTGTATTCAAGAGATGGTGATGGAATAGAAACTTCTAGGGAGTTACTTTCTCCAGTTCCAGCCAGCAGTCCAGGCCATCCTGTTACATCTGTCTATAATGTACGTTCAGCTCCAAAGATCCTTGGAGGATATTTCCGGACTCTGCTGGATGGTGATGATTCCTCAGTGGATGAAAGTTTCAAAATGTCCTCACAGGATTCCAGTACTGGTAAGGAGTTCAATGAAGATGGAACGGAAAACTCATTTTCTTCTCCACAGCAGAGACAAACATGCAACAGCTCCACAAGATGCAATAACGGTGAATCAAACGTCCTTCCATTGGAATTTGAACCGAACATTCAGGAAACTTGCAATTCAAATACTATTCATGGTGTACCTCTACACAGAATAATAGACAAAGAGTTATTTTCCTCATGTGCAGTTGACACTGGAAATGAAAAAGTGAATGAAAATCAATTGGATATGAACAATATTGCAAATCAATATGGCCTGAAGATCTACAGTTTTCAAAATGAACTAAATACCAACTTGAGTCAGAAATTGAGTGAAGGAACAAAACATCTCTTTACTTCAAAAGACACTCTCTGCATTTTAGATATTTCAAACTTTACACCTGGAAAAGTAAAACCAACATTTTGCTCTGATTTTTCAAAAGAGTGTACACGAGAAATTCCCTCCACAGTGGGGAACTCTGATGTGAATTCCATGGAGCAGTCCAGCCAACATCAATTTCCCATGAAGGCTTCACTAATAAATGAATGTTCGGAGCAATTTCAAATTCACAGTGAACTATATTCTACAAATatccagacttgctgccttaaAAGTGAGCCCACATCTGTTTCGTCCTCACCATATGCAGAATCTTCTAATCAGTTACCAACTTCTGATCATGTGAGTTCAAATAATTATAAATATTCCAAAGTTAATAAGGCATTTAATAGCTTTAGAAAAGGACACGCAAAATCAAATACAAAGCAACGGGACAGAA ATATTCAAAAGTATGAAAATTGTAAGACTGAAAACAAAGCCATCAAAATAGAGAATGTTGAAAAGACCAGTATATCACCAGAAAACCATGGAATTGTCAAAGATGAAGAATACTCTTCAGATACATTATATGCAaatagaaaaaaacaatccaataaGGCTTGTAAGCCCACAAAAGGGTTTACTAATAAAGATTTAGAAATGTGTACAAAAATGGTGAAGAAAGGTTTAATGAGTTCAAAAAACATGCTGTCTATGAAGGAAGAAAATCTAAATGGAAAAGATAAATGCTGGATTGCTCCTGCAGAGTCCAAT